From Deltaproteobacteria bacterium, one genomic window encodes:
- a CDS encoding alcohol dehydrogenase catalytic domain-containing protein translates to MKVARLYDFLDVRIEEAPVPPVGPRDALVRTRACGICSGDVVPWYIRKKAPLVFGHEPVGEIVEVGRDVADAWRPGQRVFVHHHAPCLNCRACRRGEFVQCATWRTTHIVPGGMAEYFLVPEINLAVDTLALSDGIGDDDGALIEPVACVVKSLQRAGNLTDASVLVIGLGVMGQMHVLLARHFGARQILATDLVPSRCAHAASLGADVVIDARTGDLREQVLAATDGEGAEVVIAGPATVEAIEAGLGCAARGGTVIQFMGTEPDARLSLSTFDYYFRELRLVPSYSCGPRETRTALALIEAGVVRARHVVTHRFELAQAGEAYRVAAQDKSAIKTLVCFPRR, encoded by the coding sequence GTGAAAGTTGCGCGCCTCTACGATTTCCTCGATGTACGCATCGAGGAAGCCCCGGTGCCGCCAGTCGGCCCACGTGACGCGCTAGTGCGCACTCGTGCCTGCGGCATCTGTTCCGGCGACGTCGTGCCGTGGTACATTCGCAAGAAGGCGCCGTTGGTGTTTGGGCACGAACCGGTTGGTGAGATCGTCGAAGTCGGTCGGGACGTCGCCGATGCGTGGCGGCCGGGTCAGCGCGTGTTCGTCCATCACCACGCTCCGTGTCTCAATTGCCGAGCCTGCCGCCGCGGGGAGTTCGTACAGTGCGCGACGTGGCGCACCACGCACATCGTTCCCGGCGGTATGGCAGAGTACTTCTTGGTGCCGGAAATCAATCTGGCGGTCGATACACTGGCGTTATCCGATGGGATCGGCGATGACGATGGTGCGTTGATCGAGCCGGTGGCGTGCGTGGTGAAGTCACTGCAGCGCGCCGGCAACCTGACCGACGCGTCGGTGTTAGTCATCGGCCTCGGCGTGATGGGACAGATGCATGTGTTGCTAGCGCGGCACTTTGGCGCGCGGCAGATTCTGGCCACGGATTTGGTGCCAAGCCGCTGCGCGCACGCCGCCTCCCTCGGCGCAGATGTTGTAATCGATGCGCGGACCGGCGATCTGCGCGAGCAGGTACTCGCCGCCACCGATGGCGAGGGCGCCGAAGTGGTGATCGCCGGCCCGGCCACAGTCGAGGCGATCGAAGCCGGCCTCGGATGCGCTGCGCGCGGCGGGACCGTGATCCAGTTCATGGGAACCGAACCGGATGCGCGCCTGTCGCTGTCGACGTTCGACTACTACTTCCGTGAACTGCGGCTGGTGCCGAGCTATTCGTGCGGTCCCCGCGAGACCCGCACCGCGTTGGCATTGATCGAGGCCGGCGTGGTTCGCGCCCGCCACGTGGTGACGCATCGGTTCGAGTTGGCACAAGCCGGCGAGGCCTACCGCGTTGCGGCGCAAGACAAGTCGGCGATCAAGACGTTGGTTTGCTTCCCGCGTCGCTGA
- the tatA gene encoding twin-arginine translocase TatA/TatE family subunit gives MLGMGVPELLVILVVALVIFGPGKLPEVGSALGKGIRDFKKAFEGKEEEQKKVDSTTDQPS, from the coding sequence ATGCTTGGAATGGGCGTTCCTGAATTGCTCGTCATTCTCGTTGTGGCCTTGGTGATCTTTGGACCTGGCAAGTTGCCCGAAGTGGGGAGTGCGCTCGGCAAGGGCATCCGTGACTTCAAGAAAGCTTTTGAGGGCAAGGAAGAGGAACAAAAGAAGGTCGACTCTACCACTGATCAGCCCTCATAG
- a CDS encoding bifunctional YncE family protein/alkaline phosphatase family protein, whose product MPLSQSFRPLVTMLGITLLLAALPARAHGALCVGDCNDDGEVTVEELVYGVNLALGSGGALRLCRPLDANGDHLVTVEELVRAVNVALATCPASIEVYRAPAGEAVAGPQSSASGVLPNGRRVEPMGEQVPIDTFPLNLALTPDEAHVIVTNDGFGNDNFQRNLQVIETASRTVSRVPVPHYLGLALSPDGEQVFVPNGTLNTVQRLRFEHGELQPPEVVATLADGTFPTGLTVSHDGRYLYVVGLRSNALWTVDLQTGETMHGPDFGNFPYSVKLAADGQHAFVTSWGLNNGNPSGLIPAPLPPFDPNGFSRSSVIVVDLSNPTQPRLQKSIPIGRSAHIDNRTVFGGSHPTAMTLSPDGALLYVTATNLDSLAVIDTATFTLATELQLNRFDSGGASLGLQGLYPDAVTVSADGRRIYVADAGINAVQVIAADPAARTFQSLGFIPTGWYPSALALTHDGTRLYVANAKGVGVGGNGAELIDISDENLGATPYYIGRIIKGSVSIIDGVDHVDLDAGTATVRALNGFDPVTVQRVDGHAGDGDLEHGHPLPPDFGSSASQQIKHVVFILKENRTYDQVFGDLDLPGASRDSRLTLFGDDVTPNHHALARQFATGDNFYCDAEVSIPGHEWTDQGNDTDWTEKTWPFNYNGGGISDAMAQTGQEGFSKAGYIFELMDREQVPFRVYGEAFALLSRLEAGKNGGGVQGLFSKLVQAAGSVSNLAANAGLIFAGDVAALSAAGINVDILKNEVWPNFKLDYPSNILPDKTDVQRARLFIDELDQYTTSGELPQFLFIWLPNDHTFGATPNMPTPRAAVADNDRGLGMVIDALSHSPFWNDMAIFISEDDAQDAQDHVSAHRTIDLAIGPYIKHGFLSHVHHSNVSMLKTMELLLGVGPQSQYDRYTTDMRDYFTTTPDFTPYTALSSAVAAEVNPSAVDAGNAYLREAAEVSSGLNLSDYDEAGPELSRVLWLAHVGERFEREKHLAVMLTLAFVTLLILGGAAMQRKRSMVSGL is encoded by the coding sequence ATGCCTTTGTCTCAGTCCTTCCGCCCCCTCGTCACGATGCTCGGCATCACTCTCCTGCTCGCCGCCCTGCCCGCTCGCGCCCACGGCGCGCTCTGCGTCGGTGACTGCAACGACGACGGCGAGGTCACGGTCGAGGAACTCGTGTACGGCGTGAACCTCGCGCTGGGCAGCGGTGGCGCCCTGCGGCTGTGCCGTCCGCTCGATGCAAACGGCGATCACCTCGTGACGGTGGAAGAGCTGGTGCGGGCGGTAAACGTTGCGCTAGCTACTTGCCCGGCATCGATCGAGGTCTATCGGGCGCCGGCCGGCGAGGCGGTCGCCGGTCCGCAGTCGAGTGCAAGCGGCGTGCTGCCCAACGGTCGCCGAGTCGAGCCGATGGGCGAGCAAGTGCCGATCGACACGTTTCCGCTCAACCTGGCACTCACGCCAGACGAAGCGCACGTGATCGTCACCAACGACGGCTTCGGCAACGACAACTTTCAGCGCAACCTGCAGGTGATCGAAACCGCATCGAGGACCGTGAGTCGCGTGCCGGTGCCCCACTATCTCGGCTTGGCGCTCAGCCCCGATGGCGAGCAAGTCTTCGTCCCCAACGGCACCTTGAACACGGTGCAACGCCTTCGCTTCGAACATGGCGAACTCCAGCCCCCGGAAGTCGTCGCCACTCTGGCCGACGGTACATTCCCGACCGGCCTGACCGTCAGCCATGATGGGCGCTATCTCTACGTCGTCGGTCTGCGCAGCAACGCGTTGTGGACCGTCGATCTGCAAACCGGCGAGACGATGCACGGCCCTGATTTCGGCAACTTCCCCTACAGCGTGAAGCTCGCCGCTGATGGGCAACATGCGTTCGTCACCTCGTGGGGTTTGAACAATGGGAATCCCTCCGGACTGATTCCGGCACCGCTGCCACCATTCGATCCCAACGGTTTCTCGCGCTCGTCGGTGATCGTCGTCGATCTGAGCAACCCGACACAGCCACGACTCCAGAAGTCCATTCCGATCGGCCGCAGCGCGCATATCGACAACCGCACCGTGTTCGGCGGCAGCCATCCTACCGCCATGACACTCAGCCCCGACGGCGCGCTGCTGTACGTTACCGCCACCAACCTCGACTCGCTCGCGGTGATCGACACCGCAACCTTTACGCTAGCCACGGAGCTACAGCTGAACCGCTTCGACTCCGGCGGCGCTTCGCTCGGACTGCAGGGTCTCTACCCCGACGCGGTAACGGTGAGCGCCGACGGACGGCGTATCTATGTTGCCGACGCGGGCATCAACGCGGTCCAAGTCATCGCCGCCGATCCGGCCGCGCGCACATTTCAGTCACTCGGCTTCATCCCCACCGGTTGGTATCCGAGCGCGCTGGCACTCACCCACGATGGTACGCGCCTCTACGTCGCCAACGCCAAGGGTGTCGGCGTCGGTGGCAACGGGGCCGAACTGATCGACATCAGCGACGAGAACCTGGGAGCCACGCCGTACTACATTGGCCGCATCATCAAAGGCAGCGTGTCGATCATCGATGGGGTCGATCACGTCGACCTCGATGCCGGTACCGCGACGGTGCGCGCGCTCAATGGCTTCGACCCGGTTACGGTTCAACGGGTCGATGGCCATGCTGGCGACGGCGATCTCGAACACGGGCACCCACTGCCTCCCGACTTCGGCAGCAGCGCGTCGCAACAGATCAAGCATGTGGTCTTCATCCTGAAGGAGAACCGCACCTACGATCAAGTGTTCGGTGATCTCGATCTGCCGGGCGCCAGCCGTGACAGTCGTCTGACGTTGTTCGGCGACGACGTCACGCCGAATCATCACGCACTCGCGCGTCAGTTCGCCACCGGCGACAACTTCTATTGCGACGCCGAAGTCTCGATCCCTGGGCACGAATGGACCGACCAAGGCAACGACACCGACTGGACCGAAAAAACGTGGCCGTTCAACTACAACGGCGGCGGTATCTCCGACGCGATGGCGCAGACCGGACAGGAAGGCTTTTCCAAAGCCGGCTACATCTTCGAGCTGATGGATCGCGAACAGGTTCCGTTCCGGGTCTACGGGGAGGCCTTCGCGCTGCTGTCACGGCTCGAAGCTGGAAAGAACGGTGGAGGGGTCCAGGGTCTGTTCTCCAAGTTGGTACAAGCCGCCGGCAGCGTGAGCAATCTCGCCGCCAATGCCGGCCTGATTTTCGCCGGAGATGTCGCGGCGCTGAGCGCCGCCGGCATCAACGTCGACATCTTGAAGAACGAGGTGTGGCCGAACTTCAAACTCGACTATCCGTCGAACATTCTGCCCGACAAGACCGATGTCCAACGGGCACGGCTGTTCATCGATGAACTCGATCAGTACACCACGAGTGGCGAACTACCGCAGTTCCTCTTCATCTGGTTGCCCAACGATCACACCTTCGGAGCGACGCCCAACATGCCGACGCCCCGCGCGGCAGTCGCCGACAACGACCGTGGCCTGGGCATGGTCATCGACGCGCTCAGTCATAGCCCGTTTTGGAACGACATGGCGATTTTCATCAGCGAGGACGACGCGCAGGACGCCCAGGATCACGTGTCGGCGCATCGCACCATCGACTTGGCGATCGGACCGTACATCAAGCACGGCTTCCTGTCGCACGTTCACCATTCCAACGTCAGCATGCTGAAGACGATGGAACTGCTGCTCGGCGTCGGCCCGCAATCCCAGTACGACCGCTATACCACCGACATGCGTGACTATTTCACGACCACACCCGACTTCACGCCGTACACGGCGCTCTCCTCGGCCGTGGCGGCCGAAGTCAATCCATCGGCAGTGGACGCCGGCAACGCGTATCTGCGCGAAGCCGCCGAAGTCTCCAGCGGCCTCAATCTCTCAGACTACGACGAAGCCGGGCCGGAACTGTCGCGCGTGCTCTGGCTCGCCCATGTGGGTGAACGCTTCGAGCGCGAAAAACACCTCGCTGTGATGCTCACCCTTGCCTTCGTCACCCTGCTCATCCTCGGCGGCGCGGCCATGCAACGGAAACGGTCTATGGTTTCGGGTTTGTAG
- a CDS encoding sodium-translocating pyrophosphatase, with protein MIIMVLAISVFSLGFAGYLAQLVLAKDTGTAAMQEISNAIREGAEAFLRRQNRTIGTLSIVVAGVIFVLYAFVRTPNPSDPVGPMRMAMWTTLSFAFGASCSVIAGYVGMWVSIRTNIRTASAARTSLNDALQIALRGGAVSGLFVVAMSLLGVGGLYAVLNQLGYEPQKIPFIIVGYGFGASFVALFAQLGGGIYTKAADVGADLVGKVEAGIPEDDPRNPAVIADLVGDNVGDCAGRGADLFESTAAENIGAMILGVSLFPYFGLKGILFPLVARAFGLLASIVGIMVVKTREDADPMDALNRGYYVASALAAAGFLVASYTMLSTDKAPDAWKYFFACGIVGIAMAQAFVYITQYYTEYKYRPVKSIAEASQTGPATNIITGIAVGLECTAIPTIVISIAIVSSFYLGKASGVEHAGLFGTAVATMGMLGTAAYILAMDTFGPITDNAGGIVEMSQQPEDIRKKTDRLDAVGNTTKALTKGYAIGSAALAAFLLFSAYLDEVGHYGHKLAAVDISKPEVFVGGLLGAMLVFLFSALAIRAVGKAAYYVINEVRRQFKENPGILQGTSKPDYGRCVDIVTVGALKEMIMPGVLAVSMPIVVGVLFRPLGLGAETVAAFLMVGTITGILMATFLNNSGGAWDNAKKYIEMGQYGGKRSETHKAAVVGDTVGDPFKDTAGPSLHVLIKLLSTITLVMAPLFI; from the coding sequence ATGATCATTATGGTTTTGGCTATCAGCGTGTTCTCGCTCGGCTTCGCCGGATATCTGGCGCAGCTCGTGCTCGCCAAGGACACCGGCACTGCGGCCATGCAGGAGATTTCCAACGCGATCCGCGAGGGAGCGGAGGCGTTCCTGCGGCGCCAGAACCGCACCATCGGGACGCTCTCGATTGTCGTCGCCGGCGTGATCTTCGTCCTCTATGCCTTCGTGCGGACACCGAATCCGTCGGATCCGGTGGGACCGATGCGGATGGCCATGTGGACCACGTTGTCGTTCGCATTCGGTGCGTCCTGCTCGGTCATTGCCGGCTACGTGGGCATGTGGGTGTCGATCCGCACCAACATTCGCACCGCCTCTGCCGCCCGCACCAGCCTCAACGACGCGCTGCAGATCGCCCTCCGTGGCGGCGCCGTCTCGGGCTTATTCGTGGTGGCGATGAGCTTGCTCGGCGTCGGTGGCCTATACGCCGTGTTGAATCAACTCGGATACGAACCGCAGAAGATTCCGTTCATCATCGTCGGCTACGGCTTTGGCGCGTCGTTCGTCGCGCTGTTCGCCCAGCTCGGGGGTGGAATCTATACCAAGGCCGCCGATGTCGGCGCCGATCTGGTCGGGAAAGTTGAAGCCGGCATTCCCGAAGACGATCCTCGCAATCCGGCGGTCATTGCCGATCTGGTCGGCGACAACGTCGGTGATTGCGCCGGTCGCGGCGCGGACCTGTTCGAATCGACCGCCGCCGAGAACATCGGCGCGATGATCTTGGGCGTCAGCCTGTTTCCGTACTTCGGGCTCAAGGGCATCCTCTTCCCGCTGGTGGCGCGCGCGTTCGGCCTGCTCGCTTCGATCGTTGGCATCATGGTCGTCAAGACACGCGAGGATGCCGACCCGATGGATGCGCTCAACCGCGGCTATTATGTTGCGTCAGCGCTGGCCGCCGCCGGGTTCCTCGTTGCCTCCTACACGATGTTGTCGACTGACAAGGCACCGGATGCGTGGAAGTACTTCTTCGCCTGCGGCATCGTTGGCATCGCGATGGCGCAAGCGTTCGTGTACATCACGCAGTACTACACGGAGTACAAATATCGTCCGGTGAAGTCGATCGCTGAGGCCTCGCAGACCGGCCCCGCCACCAACATCATCACCGGCATCGCCGTCGGCCTCGAATGCACTGCGATTCCAACCATCGTCATCTCCATTGCCATCGTCTCCTCTTTCTACCTCGGCAAGGCCTCGGGCGTGGAGCACGCGGGACTGTTCGGCACGGCCGTCGCGACCATGGGCATGCTCGGCACCGCAGCCTACATCTTGGCGATGGACACCTTCGGCCCGATTACCGACAACGCCGGCGGCATCGTCGAGATGAGTCAGCAACCCGAAGACATCCGCAAGAAGACCGACCGACTCGACGCCGTCGGCAACACCACCAAGGCGCTCACCAAAGGATACGCCATCGGCTCCGCCGCGCTCGCCGCGTTCCTGCTGTTTTCGGCCTATCTCGATGAGGTCGGCCACTACGGCCACAAGCTGGCCGCGGTGGACATCTCCAAACCAGAAGTTTTCGTCGGCGGGCTGTTGGGCGCGATGCTGGTGTTTCTGTTCTCCGCGTTGGCGATCCGCGCGGTCGGCAAAGCCGCCTACTACGTCATCAACGAAGTGCGGAGGCAGTTCAAGGAGAACCCCGGCATCCTGCAGGGGACGTCAAAGCCGGACTACGGCCGCTGCGTCGACATCGTCACCGTCGGAGCGCTCAAGGAAATGATAATGCCCGGGGTGCTCGCCGTGAGCATGCCGATCGTGGTCGGCGTGCTGTTTCGCCCCTTGGGGCTCGGCGCCGAGACGGTCGCCGCCTTCCTGATGGTCGGCACCATCACCGGCATCTTGATGGCCACCTTTCTCAACAACTCTGGCGGCGCGTGGGACAACGCCAAGAAGTATATCGAGATGGGTCAGTACGGCGGCAAGCGCTCTGAGACCCACAAGGCCGCGGTCGTCGGCGACACCGTCGGCGATCCGTTCAAGGATACGGCCGGTCCGAGTTTGCACGTTCTAATCAAGCTGCTCAGCACCATCACCTTGGTGATGGCGCCATTGTTCATCTGA
- a CDS encoding D-alanyl-D-alanine carboxypeptidase: MSERGAGAIISLFLVMFPVATRATQPNASKVPVAEPRAMVLADASSGRVLRERNADESIALGGLGHLMLSLLVLERLDSGDLVTGLTLPVSAGAAAVPGARLALREGEQLSIDELLRALLVSGAPDAAAVLAEGTLGSPATAVAAMNERASSLGMIGTEYGSLSGTAASTRQPIDVTTARDTVRVTTELLRHPRARTWAALSGLPFRGGTVLLRNRNQMLGTVAGVDGLLVTESTRGGSHLVATARRGTLDVIAVALGAADNNIRYTAVREWLDWSFATFERIDIVRVGEPLRIPVRVRGGLEGHLVPVAGTGCSLLRRHGEEHHFELGFQLPDVLAAPIVRDQRVGEIVIRENDLVVAVVPAVSPADFPAADSVLSTAGSP, encoded by the coding sequence ATGTCAGAGCGGGGAGCCGGTGCGATCATCAGTCTCTTCCTCGTGATGTTTCCGGTGGCGACGCGAGCGACTCAGCCCAACGCGAGCAAGGTCCCGGTCGCAGAGCCGCGCGCGATGGTGCTCGCGGACGCGTCGAGCGGCCGCGTGCTGCGCGAACGCAACGCCGACGAGTCGATCGCGCTCGGCGGGCTCGGACACCTGATGCTGTCGCTGCTGGTGCTGGAGCGTCTGGACTCCGGTGACTTGGTGACAGGCCTGACGCTTCCGGTCAGCGCGGGAGCCGCTGCCGTGCCGGGTGCGCGGCTCGCGCTGCGCGAAGGCGAGCAGCTTTCGATCGATGAATTACTGCGCGCGTTGTTGGTGTCCGGGGCGCCCGACGCAGCGGCCGTGTTGGCCGAAGGGACGTTGGGGAGCCCCGCGACGGCGGTGGCGGCGATGAACGAGCGCGCGAGTTCATTGGGGATGATCGGGACGGAGTATGGTTCGCTCAGCGGGACCGCCGCCAGCACGCGGCAACCGATCGACGTGACCACAGCGCGCGACACCGTGCGCGTCACCACTGAGTTGCTGCGGCATCCGCGCGCTCGCACGTGGGCGGCACTGAGTGGTCTGCCGTTTCGCGGCGGCACGGTTCTCTTGCGCAACCGCAACCAGATGCTCGGGACCGTAGCGGGGGTGGACGGGCTGCTGGTGACCGAGTCAACGCGCGGCGGCTCGCATCTGGTGGCGACGGCGCGTCGGGGAACGCTCGACGTGATCGCCGTGGCGCTCGGCGCCGCTGACAACAACATTCGCTACACAGCCGTTCGCGAGTGGCTCGACTGGAGCTTTGCGACGTTTGAGCGCATTGACATCGTGCGTGTCGGTGAGCCGCTCCGCATTCCCGTGCGAGTGCGCGGTGGGCTCGAAGGCCATTTGGTGCCGGTGGCCGGTACCGGCTGCTCACTCCTCCGACGACATGGAGAAGAGCACCACTTCGAACTGGGCTTCCAATTGCCGGACGTGTTAGCGGCGCCGATTGTCCGCGATCAGCGCGTTGGCGAAATCGTGATCCGCGAGAATGATCTGGTGGTCGCGGTCGTGCCGGCGGTAAGCCCGGCCGACTTTCCCGCCGCCGACAGCGTGCTGTCGACGGCGGGCAGTCCGTGA
- the groL gene encoding chaperonin GroEL (60 kDa chaperone family; promotes refolding of misfolded polypeptides especially under stressful conditions; forms two stacked rings of heptamers to form a barrel-shaped 14mer; ends can be capped by GroES; misfolded proteins enter the barrel where they are refolded when GroES binds): protein MSAKTIHLHTRAREGLLAGVNVLADAAMVTLGPRGRNVLIEKSYGAPVITKDGATVVKEIELEGKFENMGAKLLREVAQKTNDSAGDGTTTATVLARAIVREGLRLVAAGMDPMELKRGIDLAVAKAVEAIQQQSRPVKSRASIAQVGIIAANGDTEIGDLLGGAMEKAGKDGVITVEEAKGLDTTLDIVEGMRFDRGYQSPYFVTNPEKMITELDDPYILLHEKKISNLRDLLPLLEKVAQSGKPLLIISEDLEGEALAALVVNKLRGTLKCAAAKAPGFGDRRKAMLEDLAILTAGRLVAEELGIKLEGVTLKDLGRAKRVEMDKDNTTIVDGAGKKDTIQGRISQIRAQIEETTSDYDREKLQERLAKLAGGVAVLKIGAATEVEMKERKARADDAMHAVKAAVEEGIVAGGGVALLRAQAALDKLKVDGERANGVEIVRRAMEEPLRQLAANAGAEPSVVVARVRDGADDFGFNASSEEFEPLIKAGIVDPVKVVRTALQNAASVASLLITTEAAIAEKPKKKAGAPAPGGEDFDDEY, encoded by the coding sequence ATGTCTGCCAAGACAATCCACTTGCATACCCGTGCCCGCGAAGGTCTGCTCGCCGGCGTAAATGTACTCGCTGACGCAGCCATGGTCACGCTCGGGCCACGCGGCCGGAATGTCCTGATTGAGAAATCATACGGGGCTCCAGTGATCACGAAGGACGGCGCCACTGTCGTCAAGGAGATCGAGCTCGAGGGTAAGTTCGAAAACATGGGCGCGAAGCTGCTGCGCGAGGTGGCGCAGAAGACCAACGACAGCGCCGGTGATGGCACCACGACCGCCACGGTCCTGGCTCGCGCCATCGTGCGCGAGGGACTGCGCCTCGTGGCGGCCGGCATGGATCCGATGGAGCTCAAGCGCGGCATCGATCTCGCGGTGGCGAAGGCCGTCGAAGCCATCCAACAGCAGAGCCGGCCGGTCAAGAGCCGCGCCAGCATTGCCCAGGTCGGCATTATCGCTGCCAACGGCGATACTGAGATCGGCGACCTGCTCGGCGGCGCGATGGAGAAGGCGGGCAAGGATGGCGTGATCACCGTCGAGGAAGCCAAAGGCCTCGACACCACGCTCGACATCGTCGAAGGGATGCGGTTCGATCGCGGTTACCAATCGCCGTACTTCGTCACCAACCCGGAAAAAATGATCACCGAGTTGGACGATCCTTACATTCTCCTGCACGAGAAGAAGATCTCGAATCTGCGCGATCTGCTGCCGCTGCTCGAAAAAGTTGCGCAATCCGGAAAGCCGCTGCTGATCATCTCGGAGGACTTGGAAGGCGAAGCGCTCGCCGCCTTGGTCGTGAACAAGCTGCGCGGCACGCTCAAATGTGCCGCTGCCAAGGCCCCTGGGTTCGGTGATCGTCGCAAGGCGATGCTCGAAGACTTGGCGATCCTCACTGCGGGCCGGCTCGTCGCCGAAGAACTCGGTATCAAGCTCGAGGGTGTGACTCTCAAGGACCTGGGCCGCGCCAAACGGGTCGAGATGGACAAGGACAACACGACCATTGTCGATGGAGCCGGCAAGAAGGATACGATTCAGGGCCGCATCAGCCAGATCCGGGCGCAAATTGAAGAAACGACCTCCGACTACGACCGCGAGAAGTTGCAGGAGCGGCTGGCGAAGCTGGCCGGCGGCGTGGCGGTGTTGAAGATCGGTGCGGCAACCGAAGTTGAAATGAAGGAACGCAAAGCGCGCGCCGACGACGCGATGCACGCGGTCAAAGCGGCGGTCGAAGAAGGGATTGTCGCTGGCGGCGGGGTCGCGTTGCTGCGGGCGCAAGCCGCGCTCGACAAGCTGAAGGTGGATGGCGAGCGCGCCAACGGCGTCGAAATCGTGCGGCGAGCGATGGAAGAGCCGCTCCGGCAATTGGCGGCCAATGCGGGGGCCGAGCCCTCGGTGGTCGTGGCGCGAGTGCGCGACGGTGCCGACGATTTCGGCTTCAATGCGTCGAGCGAAGAGTTCGAACCGCTCATCAAGGCCGGCATCGTCGATCCGGTGAAAGTTGTCCGCACGGCGTTGCAAAATGCGGCCAGCGTGGCGTCGCTGCTGATCACGACCGAGGCGGCGATTGCCGAGAAGCCGAAGAAGAAGGCCGGTGCTCCCGCACCCGGCGGCGAAGATTTCGACGACGAGTACTAG
- a CDS encoding alcohol dehydrogenase catalytic domain-containing protein: protein MPASLAAKWMRAQMLVSLGELELRSLPRPVAGVDEVVMRVRAALTCGTDIKTYLRGHPKFPMPTLFGHEFAGELTDVGSQVQGFREGDAVMAVPSAPCGQCYHCERQQENLCATLFDDYVLGGYAEYLKLPGRIVRTNLFHKPTHLSFNEAALLEPLSCVVHGLQQITVRPDDTVVLIGAGAISLLHVLVLRAMGVEQVVVIGRNAQRAAFAHRAGATVVLTEPPLTARAAVLDLTDGRGADVVIECTGQVEVWEAAPALVRRGGAVVLFGGCAAGTTARFDTQRLHYEQLSIVSPFHFTPRAVRAAYDWLASGKLDTSALISGQFPMDELPAALASHQRGDGVKFAVIP from the coding sequence ATGCCGGCAAGCTTGGCTGCCAAGTGGATGCGGGCGCAAATGTTGGTGTCATTGGGCGAGCTGGAGCTGCGCTCACTCCCACGACCGGTTGCAGGAGTCGACGAAGTCGTGATGCGCGTGCGCGCAGCGCTCACCTGTGGCACCGACATCAAGACCTACTTGCGCGGTCATCCGAAATTCCCGATGCCAACGCTGTTCGGCCACGAGTTTGCCGGTGAACTTACCGACGTTGGGTCGCAGGTCCAGGGCTTCCGCGAAGGCGATGCGGTCATGGCCGTCCCCAGTGCGCCGTGTGGGCAGTGCTATCATTGCGAACGACAACAAGAGAACCTGTGTGCCACGCTGTTTGATGACTATGTCCTCGGCGGCTATGCCGAGTATCTCAAGCTGCCAGGGCGGATCGTGCGAACCAACCTCTTCCACAAACCAACGCATCTCTCGTTCAACGAGGCCGCGTTGCTCGAACCGCTGTCGTGCGTTGTTCACGGGTTGCAGCAGATCACGGTGCGCCCAGACGACACGGTGGTGTTGATCGGCGCCGGGGCCATCAGCCTGTTGCACGTGCTGGTGTTGCGCGCGATGGGGGTGGAGCAGGTCGTAGTGATCGGTCGCAACGCCCAGCGCGCCGCGTTCGCGCACCGCGCGGGCGCGACGGTCGTGCTCACCGAGCCTCCGCTGACGGCGCGTGCGGCGGTGCTCGATCTCACCGACGGACGCGGCGCCGATGTCGTCATCGAATGTACCGGCCAGGTCGAGGTATGGGAGGCGGCACCCGCGCTGGTACGACGCGGCGGGGCGGTTGTCTTGTTCGGTGGCTGTGCGGCCGGCACCACAGCACGCTTCGACACGCAGCGATTGCACTACGAACAGCTCAGCATCGTCAGCCCGTTCCACTTCACACCGCGTGCCGTACGCGCCGCATACGATTGGCTCGCGAGCGGCAAACTCGATACGTCCGCGTTGATCAGCGGTCAGTTCCCGATGGACGAGTTGCCCGCCGCCCTCGCGAGCCACCAACGCGGCGACGGCGTCAAGTTCGCCGTAATCCCGTGA
- a CDS encoding pyridoxamine 5'-phosphate oxidase family protein, with the protein MSGKVLAFVRTQRVARLATIGPRQTPHNIAVCTVNVAGYIYFASAANARKVRNLRRCPNVALAFDAYTERWSHLAGAMIAGSATVIARGPVFKRIRQSLYRKYRQFPRVAPIVEDESVIVRITPTACFSWGL; encoded by the coding sequence TTGAGCGGGAAGGTTCTGGCGTTTGTTCGAACGCAGCGCGTGGCGCGCTTGGCAACGATCGGCCCGCGCCAGACGCCCCACAACATCGCCGTGTGTACCGTCAACGTGGCGGGTTACATCTACTTCGCAAGCGCGGCGAACGCCCGCAAGGTGCGCAACCTGCGCCGGTGCCCGAATGTTGCGTTGGCCTTTGACGCCTACACTGAGCGGTGGTCGCACTTGGCGGGTGCGATGATTGCCGGTTCCGCGACGGTGATTGCACGCGGCCCGGTGTTCAAACGCATCCGACAATCCCTGTATCGCAAGTATCGTCAGTTCCCGCGCGTCGCGCCGATCGTCGAGGATGAGTCGGTGATCGTGCGGATCACTCCCACTGCGTGCTTCTCGTGGGGACTGTGA